The following are encoded in a window of Deltaproteobacteria bacterium PRO3 genomic DNA:
- a CDS encoding succinate dehydrogenase cytochrome b subunit, translated as MNWLIKALGSSIGRKFVMGLTGLLLIGFVIVHLAGNLLLYVGIEDYNNYAHALHSKPGLVLVAELGLLALFLAHILIAVGITRENRAARPEGYQMRRSKQDRTAATPSALMFVSGAILLGFILLHLADFRFHLRNPGPDGEEPFAKALRLLQDPVSAGVYFVGSLFLGWHLLHGFQSVFQTFGWNHPKYTPLIKKVGVVLAVVLALGFASFPVWAMLKKYGVQL; from the coding sequence TTGAATTGGCTTATAAAGGCCCTGGGCTCCTCGATCGGCCGGAAATTCGTGATGGGCCTGACGGGGCTCCTGCTCATCGGCTTCGTGATCGTCCACCTCGCCGGCAATCTCCTCCTCTACGTCGGAATCGAAGACTACAATAACTACGCCCACGCCCTGCATTCCAAGCCCGGCCTCGTCCTGGTCGCCGAGCTCGGCCTGCTGGCCCTCTTCCTGGCCCACATCCTCATCGCCGTCGGCATCACCCGCGAAAACCGTGCGGCGCGCCCCGAGGGCTACCAGATGCGCCGCTCCAAACAGGATCGCACGGCGGCCACGCCCTCCGCGCTGATGTTTGTCTCCGGCGCCATCCTCCTGGGCTTCATCCTCCTGCACCTGGCCGACTTTCGCTTTCACCTGCGCAACCCGGGCCCTGACGGCGAAGAGCCTTTCGCCAAGGCCCTGCGGCTGCTGCAAGACCCCGTCTCGGCCGGCGTCTACTTCGTCGGCAGCCTCTTCCTGGGCTGGCACCTGCTCCACGGCTTTCAGAGCGTCTTCCAGACCTTCGGTTGGAACCACCCCAAATACACCCCGCTGATCAAAAAAGTCGGCGTCGTCTTGGCGGTCGTCCTCGCCCTGGGCTTCGCCTCCTTCCCGGTTTGGGCCATGCTTAAGAAATACGGAGTGCAGCTATGA